A window of the Acidimicrobiales bacterium genome harbors these coding sequences:
- a CDS encoding IS3 family transposase, with translation MMYPLVQRLQTEGIPVVLSCEILGFTPQAFYKWLAQPCSDRDLDDARLVNAILDVHSDDPEFGYRFIADELQAAGHHVGERRVHRLCREHRIWSTTVKKGRINAGKGRPGPAVHDDLVHRDFTAERIDEIWLTDITEHQTAEGKLYCCAIKDVCSNRIVGYSIDERMTAKLAATALRTAVARRDPEGPVIVHSDRGGQFRSRAFRRELADAGLVGSMVRVASCPSTGQSRQEDVRACARSIGR, from the coding sequence ATGATGTACCCCTTGGTCCAGCGTCTCCAGACCGAGGGGATTCCTGTCGTGTTGAGCTGCGAGATCCTCGGGTTCACACCACAAGCGTTCTACAAGTGGCTGGCCCAGCCGTGCTCGGATCGTGATCTCGACGACGCCCGACTGGTCAACGCGATTCTCGATGTCCATAGCGATGACCCCGAGTTCGGCTACCGGTTCATCGCCGATGAACTCCAAGCAGCCGGGCATCACGTCGGCGAGCGGCGCGTGCACCGGTTGTGCCGTGAGCATCGGATCTGGTCGACCACGGTGAAGAAGGGCCGCATCAACGCAGGGAAGGGCCGGCCTGGGCCGGCGGTGCACGACGATCTCGTGCACCGCGATTTCACTGCTGAGCGGATCGATGAGATCTGGCTGACCGACATCACCGAACATCAGACCGCGGAGGGGAAGCTGTACTGCTGTGCGATCAAGGATGTCTGCTCGAACCGGATCGTCGGCTACTCGATTGATGAGCGTATGACCGCCAAGCTTGCGGCCACGGCGTTGCGCACTGCGGTCGCTCGCCGGGACCCGGAAGGACCGGTGATCGTCCATTCCGACAGGGGAGGCCAGTTCCGATCTCGAGCGTTCCGTCGTGAGCTCGCTGATGCCGGGCTGGTCGGCTCGATGGTTCGAGTCGCTTCGTGCCCATCTACCGGCCAATCGCGACAGGAAGACGTCCGCGCTTGTGCGCGCTCGATTGGCCGGTAG
- a CDS encoding transposase: MPKKYPLEFIRDVVAVARRDGTTQAEVAKDFGLSKTTLQRWLAQANIHDGIKDGLTTAEQNELVQLRRHNRRLEQDVEILRRATAYFAKDAAPK, from the coding sequence ATGCCGAAGAAGTATCCACTGGAGTTCATTCGTGATGTCGTGGCGGTCGCCCGGCGTGACGGCACGACCCAGGCCGAGGTCGCCAAAGATTTCGGCCTGTCGAAGACCACGCTGCAACGCTGGCTGGCTCAGGCCAACATCCATGACGGGATCAAGGACGGTCTCACCACCGCCGAGCAGAACGAACTCGTCCAGTTGCGGCGACACAACCGGCGCCTGGAGCAAGACGTCGAGATCCTGCGCCGAGCGACTGCCTATTTCGCCAAGGACGCCGCCCCAAAATGA
- a CDS encoding tyrosine-type recombinase/integrase, whose protein sequence is MTNVRALPAAASAEVGLVDAIVGFLAAVDLAASTVAVYEVTLERFLDDLGNLPLAAITKAAVRRHLTDAYGGTAPATFNRNLATLSSLFAWCVENELVHSSPTRGIRRRTPKKTVEAERRARPVLYAELAAVWGNTAHSIRDRVLWAMAYDTAARADELLGLDIENIDTANREAVIIGKGGNAERIYWSSTTARLLPRLLTWKLQPWVSGPLFIGDRRPRSHLAPATADLCPVSGHARLSYRRAEELWKQASGGHTLHQLRHSRLTHLAEAGEDVTMIKAKSRHRSLRSLERYVNPSSDAIRDLTNRHDPNRRGR, encoded by the coding sequence ATGACCAATGTTCGCGCCCTGCCCGCCGCCGCATCGGCCGAGGTCGGGTTGGTGGATGCGATCGTCGGGTTCCTGGCCGCGGTGGACCTCGCGGCGTCGACGGTGGCGGTCTATGAGGTGACGCTCGAGCGGTTCCTCGACGACCTCGGGAATCTGCCGTTGGCCGCCATCACCAAGGCGGCGGTGCGACGGCATCTCACCGACGCCTACGGGGGGACGGCGCCGGCGACGTTCAACCGGAACCTGGCCACCCTCTCTTCGTTGTTTGCGTGGTGTGTGGAGAACGAGCTCGTTCACTCCTCCCCCACCCGGGGGATCCGGCGTCGCACACCGAAGAAGACGGTGGAGGCCGAACGTCGGGCCCGACCCGTCCTGTATGCGGAGTTGGCTGCCGTGTGGGGCAACACCGCCCACAGCATCAGGGACCGGGTGTTGTGGGCGATGGCCTATGACACCGCGGCCCGCGCTGATGAGTTGTTGGGTCTGGATATCGAGAACATCGACACCGCCAACCGGGAAGCGGTCATCATCGGCAAAGGCGGCAACGCGGAGCGCATCTACTGGTCCTCCACCACCGCCCGCTTGCTGCCCCGCCTTCTCACCTGGAAGCTGCAGCCGTGGGTGTCGGGGCCGTTGTTCATCGGTGACCGCCGGCCACGCTCCCACCTCGCCCCCGCCACCGCCGACCTATGCCCCGTCAGCGGGCATGCCCGCCTGTCGTATCGGCGGGCCGAGGAACTCTGGAAGCAAGCGTCCGGCGGGCACACCCTGCACCAGCTCCGCCACTCCCGGCTCACCCATCTCGCGGAGGCCGGCGAAGACGTCACCATGATCAAAGCCAAATCCCGGCACCGCTCACTCCGCTCCCTCGAACGCTACGTCAACCCCTCATCTGATGCGATCCGAGACCTCACCAACCGCCACGACCCCAACCGGCGAGGTCGGTGA
- a CDS encoding helix-turn-helix domain-containing protein produces MDLDVLTSVSNGVVALRARRTPFLGNIDEEKPMTTHENTHASRAKAEIEADKPAQLLVTIPQAASLLAISRSTVYELIWQQELDPIRIGRSVRLRMSDLEAFARGDNEAHSPTATETVDR; encoded by the coding sequence ATGGATCTCGACGTTCTCACCAGTGTCAGCAACGGTGTTGTCGCGTTGCGGGCTCGTCGAACGCCTTTCCTAGGAAACATCGACGAGGAGAAACCAATGACAACACACGAGAACACACATGCAAGCCGGGCCAAAGCTGAGATCGAGGCCGACAAGCCCGCGCAGCTGTTGGTGACCATTCCGCAAGCGGCGTCGCTTCTGGCGATCAGCCGCTCGACCGTCTACGAGCTCATCTGGCAACAAGAACTCGACCCCATCAGGATCGGCCGCAGCGTACGTCTACGGATGTCGGACCTGGAGGCGTTCGCCCGAGGAGACAACGAAGCTCACTCACCCACCGCGACCGAGACCGTTGACCGTTGA
- the mobF gene encoding MobF family relaxase — MLNIGKLTPGAAEYYVGEVATSAEDYYTGEGEAKGRWVGSLRSTLELEGEVDPEHFRRVLLGQHPHTGEYLISAAGSAGRASQRRPSTPLEQSGDAPVDVVRAATALGVSTRYVRQLLDAGARYQDALDKAAPDDQVVEPRSYLIGKQVTNHGNGGPDVWEVSRAEVDRHAATSEPRKPRPGYDVTLRPPKSVSVVWALADSATRATVRQAHTEAVDEVVRYLESRAIKGRVTVYKAQRELETDGLIAAAFDHRTSRAGDPLLHTHVVVANLTLVDAGDKDGPVWRAIAARGLFEHAKSAGHLYQAHLRHLMSQRLGVEWGEVTNGYADISGVPERVIEAFSKRRTEIEEVMAESGNTSARAAQIATLETRKPKDYLVDPDTLFDQWRSEAAALGFGAAHVAACMGKQRPAALTPAELQAAFNDLAEPTGLTERASTFRRTDVVEALASRFGASCTALEIEAHADAFLTGDTVAVVDRTRRAAPTPGPAAPATAPSQVSTQPKPPTSMQAIYTTTELAALEEELLTWADTSQRRTGAVDGAVVGAVLDARPELSGEQVVMVEALCRRADAILPIAGRPGAGKTYATEAAVAAHLAAGVAIVGAAVSAAAASELESAAGFGRSVMPATTVAKLLRDLDQWGGLAPDSTVIVDEASMLSTRDLHLLASHARNANATIVLIGDPDQHGPVDVGGVFQRLCRDRGDDLIRLVENNRQTDQVERLAIGEYRDGHIADALARMDVAGRIVRSATAGESFDAMVADWYADRLDGRADPMIAGPNSTRRALNDRARVLLKANGELTGKPLVVAGREYLVGDQVVARRNDRRLRNAAGGEFVKNGSAGTVTNLHPKSGEVTVAFEREGTIRVPRTYLAAGRLEHGYARTSYGVQGATHGTARYHPTDQSSFEEGYVAITRGRDQSRLYIVDGTITHHDDETHQRPDPIRFDLGDIADALTRRRTGTMVADTAGRLTTVHRLAETMTLRALTDERTRLEQVLAKAPRSATEAIDAATAELETLQTRRNAWALGEGSERKIAALDRAIGRTDVALTAARERQQDRERWFDEHAEVVDRYDIVRRAESHRRTKIAANPEHYLVGADAGPAPVLQRDRRTRHERLVAEAVAWDMAAPVDTTAEAEYVMELQ, encoded by the coding sequence ATGTTGAACATCGGGAAGCTGACACCGGGAGCGGCCGAGTACTACGTGGGGGAGGTGGCGACCTCGGCGGAGGACTACTACACCGGGGAAGGGGAAGCGAAGGGGCGATGGGTGGGCTCGCTCCGGTCGACGCTGGAGTTGGAGGGGGAGGTCGATCCCGAGCATTTCCGGCGAGTACTGCTCGGGCAGCACCCTCACACGGGGGAGTACCTCATCTCGGCTGCGGGATCGGCTGGCCGCGCGTCTCAGCGCCGACCGTCAACCCCGCTCGAACAGTCCGGTGACGCGCCGGTAGACGTTGTGCGGGCGGCGACAGCGCTTGGGGTCTCCACGCGGTACGTGCGTCAGTTGCTTGACGCAGGTGCCCGGTATCAGGACGCGCTCGACAAGGCAGCGCCCGACGATCAGGTGGTCGAGCCCAGGAGCTACTTGATCGGCAAGCAGGTCACCAATCACGGCAACGGCGGGCCCGACGTGTGGGAAGTCTCCCGGGCTGAAGTAGACCGTCACGCTGCCACCAGCGAGCCGCGCAAACCGAGACCGGGCTACGACGTCACGTTGCGGCCACCGAAAAGTGTGAGCGTGGTCTGGGCACTCGCCGATTCTGCTACCCGGGCGACGGTCCGCCAGGCGCATACCGAGGCAGTCGACGAGGTCGTTCGCTATCTGGAGTCCCGTGCGATCAAGGGCCGGGTGACCGTCTACAAGGCCCAGCGTGAACTCGAGACCGACGGGCTGATTGCTGCCGCGTTCGATCACCGGACCAGCCGCGCCGGTGATCCGTTGCTCCATACCCACGTGGTGGTCGCCAACCTGACGCTCGTTGATGCCGGGGACAAAGACGGCCCGGTGTGGCGAGCGATCGCTGCCCGTGGCCTGTTCGAGCACGCCAAATCGGCCGGGCATCTGTATCAGGCTCATCTCCGTCATCTGATGTCGCAACGTCTGGGTGTCGAGTGGGGCGAGGTCACCAACGGGTACGCCGACATCTCCGGGGTGCCCGAGCGGGTGATCGAGGCGTTCTCGAAGCGGCGCACCGAGATCGAGGAAGTGATGGCCGAGTCGGGCAACACCTCGGCGCGGGCTGCGCAGATCGCCACGTTGGAGACCCGGAAACCGAAGGACTATTTGGTCGATCCCGACACACTGTTCGACCAGTGGCGCTCTGAAGCTGCCGCCCTTGGCTTCGGTGCCGCACATGTAGCGGCCTGCATGGGCAAGCAACGGCCGGCGGCGCTGACGCCGGCCGAGCTTCAGGCAGCGTTCAACGACCTCGCGGAGCCGACCGGGCTCACGGAGCGGGCGTCGACGTTTCGTCGGACCGATGTGGTCGAGGCGCTGGCGTCACGATTCGGGGCGAGCTGCACCGCCCTCGAAATCGAAGCACACGCCGACGCCTTCCTCACCGGCGACACGGTCGCCGTCGTCGATCGGACACGGCGGGCTGCACCAACGCCCGGTCCCGCTGCACCGGCCACTGCACCATCCCAAGTCTCGACACAACCCAAACCGCCGACTTCGATGCAGGCGATCTACACCACGACCGAGCTGGCGGCGCTCGAGGAGGAGCTCCTCACCTGGGCCGACACCAGCCAACGCCGAACTGGTGCAGTCGACGGTGCAGTGGTTGGTGCAGTGCTCGATGCCCGCCCGGAGTTGTCGGGCGAGCAGGTCGTCATGGTCGAAGCCCTCTGCCGGCGAGCGGACGCAATCCTGCCGATCGCGGGGCGGCCGGGAGCGGGAAAGACCTACGCCACCGAAGCCGCCGTCGCTGCTCACCTTGCAGCCGGTGTCGCGATCGTGGGGGCCGCGGTGTCGGCAGCTGCGGCGTCGGAGTTGGAATCAGCCGCCGGGTTCGGCCGGTCGGTCATGCCGGCAACGACGGTCGCCAAGTTGCTGCGTGATCTCGACCAGTGGGGCGGACTCGCACCTGACAGCACGGTGATCGTCGACGAAGCGTCGATGCTCTCCACCCGAGATCTGCATCTTCTCGCCAGCCATGCCCGCAACGCGAACGCGACGATCGTGTTGATCGGTGACCCCGACCAGCACGGCCCGGTCGATGTCGGAGGCGTGTTCCAACGCCTGTGTCGCGATCGGGGCGATGATCTGATCCGGTTGGTGGAGAACAACCGCCAGACCGATCAGGTCGAGCGGCTCGCCATCGGTGAATACCGAGACGGCCACATCGCCGACGCCCTGGCCCGCATGGATGTCGCCGGGCGAATCGTGCGGTCGGCGACCGCAGGGGAGTCCTTCGATGCGATGGTGGCTGACTGGTATGCGGATCGTCTCGACGGGCGGGCTGACCCGATGATCGCCGGTCCGAATTCCACCCGACGCGCCCTCAACGATCGGGCACGAGTTCTGCTCAAAGCCAACGGCGAACTTACCGGCAAGCCTCTCGTCGTCGCTGGCCGCGAGTATCTGGTTGGCGACCAGGTCGTCGCTCGCCGCAACGACCGCCGACTCCGCAACGCCGCCGGTGGCGAGTTCGTCAAGAACGGCTCCGCTGGCACCGTCACGAACTTGCACCCCAAGTCGGGGGAGGTCACGGTGGCGTTCGAGCGGGAAGGAACCATCCGGGTCCCACGCACCTATCTGGCGGCCGGACGCTTGGAACACGGATACGCACGCACGAGCTACGGGGTGCAGGGCGCCACCCATGGCACCGCCCGCTACCACCCGACCGACCAGTCGAGTTTCGAGGAGGGCTACGTGGCCATTACCAGGGGCCGTGACCAGAGTCGGCTCTACATCGTGGATGGCACCATCACTCATCACGACGACGAAACCCACCAACGCCCCGACCCGATACGCTTCGACCTCGGCGACATCGCCGACGCCCTCACTCGCCGCCGTACCGGCACCATGGTCGCCGACACAGCCGGCCGGCTCACCACCGTGCACCGCCTGGCTGAAACTATGACCCTCCGTGCCCTCACCGACGAGCGCACAAGGTTGGAGCAGGTTCTCGCCAAGGCACCACGTTCAGCAACTGAAGCCATCGACGCAGCAACCGCCGAGCTCGAGACGCTCCAGACCCGACGAAACGCATGGGCGCTGGGGGAGGGCAGCGAACGAAAGATCGCCGCCCTTGATCGTGCCATCGGCCGAACCGACGTCGCCCTCACGGCCGCTCGTGAACGACAGCAGGATCGAGAGCGCTGGTTCGACGAGCACGCCGAGGTGGTCGACCGGTATGACATCGTTCGGCGAGCGGAAAGCCATCGCCGAACCAAGATCGCCGCCAATCCCGAGCACTACCTCGTCGGCGCCGATGCGGGTCCGGCGCCGGTCCTGCAACGAGATCGACGGACTCGGCACGAGCGGCTGGTAGCCGAAGCCGTCGCCTGGGACATGGCTGCGCCGGTGGATACGACTGCTGAGGCCGAGTACGTCATGGAACTCCAATAG
- a CDS encoding bifunctional DNA primase/polymerase, with translation MTDPLDSALRLAQRGFEVLPCHAPSSGGCSCRQPECGSPGKHPRTRNGLYDATVDPSAIRRWWRQWPDANLGIRTGAASGLVVIDVDPDHGGLDSMRSLAAEHAIPKGLRVRTGSGGWHLYFAHPGGHVRNSAGTALGPGVDVRGDGGYVIAPPSRHASGGVYRWTGKWELPDLPDHLLERIRPPERHVAGDQSSPRSRWTEPVRIDRALSAWAARALDDEASQVRTAASGGRNHRLNRAAFSLGQIVGAGLLDADTVADQLHHAALGAGLGAREATTTIRSGLQAGMTRPRIPAERSVDPANPPSVEASVNIDLDVDMGSG, from the coding sequence GTGACCGACCCGCTCGATTCTGCGCTTCGGTTGGCTCAACGAGGTTTCGAGGTCTTGCCCTGCCACGCACCGAGCAGCGGCGGCTGTTCGTGCCGTCAACCAGAGTGCGGCTCGCCGGGCAAGCACCCCCGCACCCGCAATGGCCTCTATGACGCGACGGTCGATCCATCGGCGATTCGTCGGTGGTGGCGGCAGTGGCCGGACGCCAATCTCGGGATCCGCACGGGCGCGGCCTCGGGGCTGGTGGTGATCGACGTCGACCCCGACCATGGCGGTCTCGATTCGATGCGGTCCCTTGCCGCCGAGCATGCGATCCCGAAGGGTCTACGGGTTCGGACCGGGTCGGGTGGCTGGCACCTCTACTTCGCCCATCCTGGCGGACACGTTCGCAACTCGGCGGGAACGGCCCTCGGCCCGGGGGTCGATGTGCGCGGCGACGGGGGCTACGTGATCGCCCCGCCAAGCCGCCACGCCTCTGGTGGCGTGTACCGCTGGACCGGGAAGTGGGAGCTGCCCGACCTGCCCGACCATCTCCTCGAGCGGATCCGCCCGCCCGAGCGACATGTCGCCGGCGATCAGAGTTCACCGCGCTCTCGGTGGACCGAGCCGGTCCGGATCGACCGTGCGTTGTCGGCTTGGGCTGCCAGAGCGCTGGACGACGAGGCCAGCCAGGTCCGCACCGCGGCATCGGGTGGCCGCAACCACCGCCTGAACCGGGCAGCGTTCAGCCTCGGCCAGATCGTCGGTGCCGGACTACTCGATGCCGACACCGTCGCCGACCAGTTGCATCACGCTGCGCTGGGCGCAGGTCTCGGAGCTCGGGAAGCAACCACTACGATCCGCTCCGGACTCCAGGCCGGAATGACCCGACCGCGCATCCCGGCCGAGCGTTCTGTCGACCCAGCGAACCCTCCTTCGGTCGAAGCATCGGTCAACATCGACCTCGACGTCGACATGGGATCAGGTTGA
- a CDS encoding recombinase family protein: protein MASTKRAIIYTRVSTGKQADSGLSLTDQEQTITPAVEARGWTVVHHATDEGISVRSLRKRPGLTEALDMLVAGKADVLVSSHLTRLARSVVDLGGIMGRAERHGWDLIVLDVGVHTGTAAGRMMLNAMGSFSQFESEIIGQRAAMTHRQRWAKGQWSGQAPELADSVRHRVARLRADGMTLQAIADQLTVEEVPTARGGRWYPSTIRAVVASVALDDELAAKRAAA, encoded by the coding sequence ATGGCATCCACGAAGCGGGCGATCATCTACACCCGGGTTTCGACCGGCAAGCAGGCCGACTCGGGGCTCTCGCTGACCGACCAGGAGCAGACCATCACGCCAGCGGTCGAGGCCCGTGGCTGGACCGTCGTCCACCATGCGACCGACGAGGGAATCTCGGTCCGGTCGCTGCGGAAACGGCCGGGGCTCACCGAAGCGCTCGACATGCTCGTCGCCGGTAAGGCCGACGTCCTGGTGTCCTCCCACCTGACCAGACTGGCCCGGTCGGTGGTCGACCTCGGCGGCATTATGGGCCGGGCTGAGCGGCACGGATGGGATCTGATCGTGCTCGACGTCGGGGTGCACACGGGCACCGCAGCCGGTCGGATGATGCTGAACGCCATGGGCTCGTTCTCGCAATTCGAGTCCGAGATCATCGGGCAGCGGGCGGCGATGACCCACCGGCAGCGGTGGGCGAAGGGGCAGTGGTCCGGGCAGGCTCCGGAGCTGGCCGACTCTGTGCGGCATCGTGTGGCCCGGTTGCGTGCCGACGGGATGACGCTGCAGGCGATCGCCGACCAACTCACGGTCGAGGAAGTACCGACGGCTCGCGGTGGCCGGTGGTACCCGTCGACGATTCGTGCCGTGGTTGCCTCGGTGGCGCTCGACGACGAGCTGGCAGCGAAACGGGCGGCAGCGTGA